One Microplitis mediator isolate UGA2020A chromosome 3, iyMicMedi2.1, whole genome shotgun sequence DNA segment encodes these proteins:
- the LOC130666178 gene encoding putative autophagy-related protein 11 isoform X2, translating into MATAGLEVKEAGRALRVQAETPHLVSMGSGRLSTAITLHPLPEGQIIIGSDRNADIPITGTGVELIHCTIENHNGIVTLYPVNGDTLVDGVIMSSPIKLTQGCILSIGRSNYMRFNNPAEAKQLKSVLPNSRISMTPINFCLLSENLFEHLERKPPTGPRKSLRDSCLDDEIGFQSKLTKFEMLARQNRNCVSPKVFPAGSLTTNVPAVQILGHSRTTNLISLGKNENSPLRNLTNFDKSRSSTPTHSNSNNHINYIDEQQQRIDSKSSSRSNTSNSEYCIPISNHNQIQLYTTTEAFLKHYKPQYNENNNETQNLQPHSKSFKHENNYDLMSRSLTCQVSSDMDKFSRKFDMSQSLIVAKTTMTEYFQVDKFGSNPNLCNRPTIHGSHSSVNNIKSNINFGSSPNIKRIQAPSPSFNRNPKYSDHKKLHENMITPTLSTSSNCSFQELREREIDAEIKTEEAQKKIKIVQEERLREQEIEKQEKIRLEEILTLCAEYEKQNTLEKPKQPNRIKTNGSLPRDRRPGQNSPFNSSQNSPISQSYFSFDSSNQNSLLKSIQQNGSTSYNTQNGSPLSDKLISPNNNRQMTWQNSLTQSESNLTTETPQSQILQEINEFQNYKTDNHNDTRTSNSSPFSFENISIKENINHYENVINLSQQNNNPIYATVKKNGNLTNSCEIIENKLAISNDDLLEAIEQLSMLSKSKEIYSKPKNNNIEKKNTKSNEVKADKEKKELEDEDKRKYIAFLQNEKLHILGNMDALKRSITDIETQEEEISRELELEKALLLAEYESESLKLTADETEKISIQIRINKLEREMAEDTSIQANLQAEAKCRVEKVHQLCIQLGNELKNCDDNKQKLLTDKLHVQQDALETEKKTFEDLEFHHLEEEASKLATREELQRYLSELSHKIEERKVQLNHLESQRNEAKISAMKESKSLERQKLGLMRRLEESRNRLRAIDDELQNLTKNTRENSEEKRSPSREDFDRISKVTHNSPIVNSQGSLGRKTIESLKEIERNRQLHLAKQGSQVISEERRRVEELKRRVQDEVRSQWEERKMNCASFNSVESGEESSNYSNGPTESGSRSSDGADIGINEKMSPCKLSEFTSPSPGTSNNSCPLLKNENNKY; encoded by the exons aTGGCAACGGCAGGTTTGGAGGTAAAAGAAGCAGGCAGAGCTCTTCGGGTTCAAGCAGAGACACCCCATCTCGTTTCAATGGGAAGTGGAAGATTGTCAACAGCAATTACTCTTCATCCATTACCTGAAg GGCAAATTATAATAGGATCTGATCGAAATGCTGACATTCCTATAACAGGAACAGGTGTTGAGCTTATTCATTGCACAATTGAAAACCATAACGGTATCGTTACTCTTTATCCTGTAAACGGGGATACATTGGTTGACGGTGTCATCATGAGCTCACCCATTAAACTTACTCAAG ggtgTATATTGTCAATAGGAAGATCGAATTATATGCGGTTTAATAATCCTGCTGaagcaaaacaattaaaatccGTTCTGCCAAATTCAAGGATATCGATGACGCCCATTAATTTCTGCTTATTATCCGAAAACTTATTCGAGCATCTAGAACGTAAGCCACCGACAGGACCAAGAAAATCTCTTCGTGATTCATGTCTTGATGATGAAATTGGTTTTCAAAGCAAACTAACTAAATTTGAAATGCTCGCAAGGCAAAATAGAAACTGTGTATCACCTAAAGTTTTTCCAGCAGGTTCATTAACTACTAATGTTCCTGCAGTACAAATTCTTGGACATTCAAGaacaacaaatttaatttcacttggtaaaaacgaaaattctCCTCTTCGAAATCTTACCAATTTTGATAAAAGTCGATCAAGTACCCCAACTCATAGTAACTCTAACAACCATATTAATTACATTGACGAACAACAGCAAAGGATAGACAGTAAATCTTCAAGTCGGTCAAATACTTCTAACTCTGAGTACTGTATCCCAATATCTAATCATAATCAAATTCAATTGTATACTACAACTGAAGCATTTCTTAAGCATTACAAACCGCAATATAATGAGAACAATAATGAAACTCAAAATTTGCAGCCACATTCAAAATCGTTTAagcatgaaaataattatgatttaatGTCACGAAGTTTAACTTGTCAAGTATCTTCTGACATGGATAAATTTAGCCGAAAATTCGATATGAGCCAAAGCCTTATCGTAGCTAAGACTACTATGACAGAATATTTTCAAGTAGATAAGTTTGGATCCAACCCTAACCTATGTAATCGTCCGACTATTCACGGATCTCATTCATctgttaataatataaaaagtaatataaattttggcTCTAGTCCCAATATAAAAAGGATCCAAGCACCCAGTCCATCATTTAATCGTAACCCAAAGTATAGCGACCATAAAAAACTTCATGAAAATATGATAACTCCAACATTAAGTACAAGTAGTAACTGCTCATTTCAAGAACTTCGAGAAAGGGAAATAGATGCAGAAATAAAAACAGAAGaagcacagaaaaaaataaaaatagtacaaGAAGAAAGATTGCGGGAGCAAGAAATTGAAAAGCAAGAGAAAATACGACTTGAAGAAATATTAACGTTGTGTGCCGAGTATGAAAAGCAAAATACATTAGAGAAGCCAAAACAACCAAATAG gatcAAAACTAATGGATCATTACCCCGAGATAGGCGaccaggtcaaaattcaccaTTTAATAGCTCTCAAAATTCTCCAATTAGCCAGtcttatttttcttttgattcTTCAAACCAAAATTCATTGCTTAAAAGCATTCAACAAAATGGATCGACTTCTTATAATACACAAAATGGATCACCTTTatcagataaattaatttcaccgAATAATAATCGACAAATGACATGGCAAAATAGTTTGACACAATCGGAGTCTAACTTAACAACTGAAACACCGCAATCACAAATTCTTCAAGAAATTAAtgagtttcaaaattataaaactgaCAACCATAATGATACCCGAACAAGCAATAGCTCACCATTTAGTTTTGAAAACATTTctattaaagaaaatattaatcattacGAAAATGTGATTAATTTATCGCAACAAAATAACAATCCAATTTATgcgacagtaaaaaaaaatggaaactTAACTAATTCatgtgaaattattgaaaataaacttGCAATATCGAATGATGACCTTTTAGAAGCTATTGAACAACTTTCTATGTTATCAAAATCCAAAGAAATTTACAGTAAACCAAAGAacaataatattgaaaaaaagaatacGAAATCAAATGAAGTGAAAgctgataaagaaaaaaaagaacttgAAGATGAAgacaaaagaaaatatattgcaTTTTTACAAAATGAAAAACTCCATATTCTTGGAAATATGGATGCCCTCAAACGTAGCATTACTGACATCGAAACACAAGAAGAAGAAATTAGCCGCGAg CTTGAACTAGAAAAAGCGTTGCTATTGGCTGAGTATGAGTCAGAATCATTAAAGTTAACAGCTGATGAGactgaaaaaataagtattcagataagaattaataaacttgaacGTGAAATGGCGGAAGATACATCAATACAAGCAAATCTTCAAGCTGAAGCCAAATGTCGAGTTGAGAAAGTACATCAATTATGTATTCAATTAggaaatgaattaaaaaattgtgatgACAATAAACAGAAATTACTCACTGACAAGTTGCATGTACAACAAGATGCACTggaaacagaaaaaaaaacatttgaggACCTTGAATTCCATCATCTTGAAGAAGAAGCTAGTAAGTTAGCGACTAGAGAAGAATTGCAGAG gtATTTGAGTGAACTTTCTCATAAAATAGAAGAACGAAAAGTGCAACTCAATCATTTGGAATCTCAACGGAATGAAGCCAAAATATCAGCAATGAAAGAATCTAAAAGTCTTGAACGTCAAAAACTGGGACTTATGAGAAGGCTAGaagaa aGTCGCAACAGATTACGTGCCATAGATGATGAATTACAAAActtaacaaaaaatacaagAGAAAATTCTGAAGAAAAACGATCTCCGAGTAGAGAAGATTTTGATAGGATATCAAAAGTTACCCATAACTCACCAATTGTTAATAGCCAAGGAAGTTTAGGAAGAAAGACAATTGAATCACTTAAAGAAATCGAAAGGAATCGTCAATTACATCTCGCTAAACAAGGAAGTCAAGTTATATCAGAAGAACGAAGAAGAGTTGAAGAATTGAAAAGAAGAGTTCAAGATGAAGTGCGATCACAATGGgaagaaagaaaaatgaaTTGTGCTTCATTCAATAGTGTCGAATCGGGTGAAGAATCGTCTAATTACTCAAATGGTCCTACTGAAAg CGGAAGTAGAAGTAGCGATGGTGCAGATATCggtataaatgaaaaaatgtcGCCATGTAAACTTTCGGAATTTACTTCACCAAGCCCCGGAACGTCAAATAATTCTTGTccacttttaaaaaatgagaat AATAAGTATTGA